The genomic window TGTAAGTTTAATATCATATTTTGTAAGGCAAAGGAATAGATTAGCAAGCAGTTATCAATTATAATTACTTATGAGATAAATTAGTAATTTAAGGAGTGGTAATATGAAAAAGAAATTTTTATCAGGAATTATAATTTTAGCCTTATCCTTTTCTATAGTAGGATGCAGCAAAAATTCAGAAGATAAAACAGTTGAAAACACAACTAATACCGAACAAACACAGAAAAAGAGTATTGATAGTGAAAAAACAGGCAAATTTGAAAGCTTTGGATTGGAATACATACTTCCTGATTCTTGGTTAAAGGCTTCAAAGAGTAATACTCTTGGACCAGAACCATGTGGAGGTGGAGAAGAGAATAAAAAGAAAGAAATGTTTGGTGAAGTTGGATTTGCATTTACATCAAAGGAAGATGTTAAGGAATTACAAGATAAAATGAAAAAGGCAAAGACAGAGGAAGATCAGATGAAAGTGGTTATAGATCTTCAAAAAAAGACTAAAAAGATATTAAACATAGTTATCTTCAATAAAGATAAAGCAACAAAGGCAACAAAAGATAAGGCTTTTGCTGAATTTAAAAACCATGATAAATTAGGAGAAAAAGGTAATTACGAATTCTATTTCTTATACAATGAGCAATACGATGATATAGGATTATCAGAGAGTTCTAAAAAAGAATTTAAGGAAATATGTGATGCAATTAAAGAGTTTAGGAATTCAATAAAGATTTCTATACCAATAACTGAAGAAGAGAAAATTAAAAATAGTGGAGTTAAAAATATTGGGGACATTAAGACTAAAGATATTCATGGTAAAGCAGTAGATAGGAGCATTTTTAAAGAAAACAAATTAACAATAGTTGATATATGGGCTACTACTTGCGGACCTTGTGTTCAAGCTATGCCTAAACTCCAAAAATTACAAGAAGAATTAAAGAAAGATAAAATAAACGTAATGGGAATTGTTATTGATGCACTGGATGAGGAGACTACTGAAGTAGCCAAGAACATTGTTGAGAAAAAAGGAGTAAAATATATTGATATAGTACCGGACGAAATTTTGAAGAATGGTATATTAAAATCTATAACAGGAACTCCTACTTTTATATTTGTTGATAGTAATGGTAATATAGTAGGTAATCCAATTGTTGGAGCCGATATTGAAGAACTAAAGAAAGAAGCGTTAGATTTAGTAAAAAACATTAAATAAAATAATTATAGAGTATTAAACACTAGTTTCTAAATTAATGAAAATAGTAATTTATAGTATTTTAAATAAGTTACTTCTATAAAGTTAGAGAACTAGTGATTAAAGAGTTGGGTATTTTAATACTAAACATTGAAATAGAGTAAAAATACATAGGGGGAGGTTTATGGGTAAAAAGAGAGTACTAACTTATGGAATTTTACTTACAAGTATATGTTTTATAGGTGCTGGTGTATATAGAAATGAAGTTAATACGGTTTTGAAAAAGGCAGTTAATATATGTTTGGAGTGTGTAGGAATTGGATAAAAGAGGTTTAACTCAAATAGTTGCAACTATAATAACTAATGCTAATATAAAAGGTTTTTTTCAGGGAAATATATTTAAAGGCAGTTCTAAGAAATTATGTGTGCCAGGGTTAAATTGCTATTCTTGTCCAGGGGCTTTAGGATCATGTCCTATAGGCTCTCTTCAAGCAGTTATAGGAAGTATAAAATATAATTTTTCATTTTATGTAGTTGGATTTATGTCTTTAATGGGTGTTATATTGGGTAGGTTTATTTGCGGATGGTTATGTCCTTTTGGATTTATTCAAGATTTATTATATAAAATACCATTTCCTAAAATAAAGGTTAATAAGAGAATAAATAACTATTTAAAATATTTAAAATACATTATTTTAGTAGTATTTGTAATACTACTTCCTATGTTTTTAGTTAATGATGTAGGAATGAGTGATCCTTATTTTTGTAAATACATTTGTCCAGCTGGAACACTAGAAGGAGGAATCCCTTTAGTATTAATGAATGAGTCTTTAAAAGCTACTGTTGGATTCTTATTTAAATGGAAAGTTACTATTTTAGTAATTACTGTGTTACTTTCTATCATTATATACAGACCGTTTTGTAGATATATTTGTCCCTTAGGAGCATTCTATTCTCTATTTAATCCAATAAGTTTCTATAAATTAAAGGTGGACAGGGATAAGTGTACTATGTGTAAAGCATGTTCAAAAAAATGCAAGATGAATATAGAGGTTTATAAAAAACCTAATAGCATGGAATGTATAAGATGTGGGGAATGTGTGGGAGCATGTCCTACAAAAGCAATTCAAAAAGGTTTTAATATTAAGTCTAACTAATTTTAAATAAAACAAAATGGGCTGTCGCACTAATAGTAAATCTTACAATATATTGTGTTGAATTTAAACTTTCAAAACAGTATATTGTATGTGAATTTCTTAATGCGACAGCCCTATTTTATGAACAAATTGAGGAAATTGCATAGTTAAAAAATTCAAATACATAATGCAAGTTATATATTTATAGAATTATGCAATTCCTCAATTATTAAAACATAACTAATTATTTTAATTTATAATATAAAATTCCATCTTCCTTTGTTCTTTCAGCTTTCCCGATAGAATATAAGTGTTCTAAATGAGACATAGCTTCTCCTGATGCAAACCATTTTTGAGGGTTAGGAAAGTCCTCCCAATTGGAATATCTTAATTCCCAATGCATACTAGCAGCGGTATCTCTTACTGATTTTTTATCATTTTTTATTATCTCCATAATTTCCTTAAGCCGAGCGTCATGGTGATTTAAAAGCTCATGTATTCTTTCTTTGTGATTAGCTACAGTGCTTCTATGAGCTGAAAAAAGATGTTTTATATCGTATTCATGCACTTTTTTCAAACTGTTAAAATAAACAGATAGTATATCTTGCTCAAATCCCCAAAAAGCTATATTAGGAGTTATTTTGTGCAATATGTGATCTCCACAAAAGAATAATTTATGATTTTTTTCATATAAACCTATGTGCCCTGGAGTATGACCTGGAATATTAACTACTTCAAAATAGTAATCTCCAATATTTATTGAATCACCTTCATCAAGAGATATAAACTCAATAGGCTCTTTGGGGCAATATTTATATCCTGGGTGATTATCAAAAGATACATTGTCTTTTTCAAGATCAAATAGCTTTTTATATCCTTCAAACTTATCCCAGTATGCTTGTCCTGCCATTTCATTAATCATTTTGCCATCAATTTTACCAGCATATATTCTAGCGCCTTCTTTATTTAAAGCAGCAGCAAGGCCAGAATGGTCTGAATGTAAATGAGTAACAAGTAAATCAGTTTTATTAAGGTCTATACCTAATTCATTAATACCTTCCATAAATGCATTTCTACATTCTTCAGTATTAAATCCTGAGTCTATGATTAAATTTCTGTCTTTTGATAGAATAATATAACTATTAATCGCTCTTAAAGGATTTTTAGGTAAAGGAATTTCTTGCATGTAAATATTAGGATAAACTTCTATAACCATTTTATCACCCTTATCGTAAGTATTTTTTATTACGTTTTTAAAAAATTAATTACTAAAAATATTTTAACTTATTATACCAAAAGCATACTGTAGTAGCAACCATATACTATGGTATAATATCATTAGTTTAAGCAATAGAGGAGGTTATTTTATGGCAGTACATACAGTTATGAAACAATATAATACTAAAGCACATATGGGAATGATAGATGT from Clostridium sp. MB40-C1 includes these protein-coding regions:
- a CDS encoding 4Fe-4S binding protein, yielding MDKRGLTQIVATIITNANIKGFFQGNIFKGSSKKLCVPGLNCYSCPGALGSCPIGSLQAVIGSIKYNFSFYVVGFMSLMGVILGRFICGWLCPFGFIQDLLYKIPFPKIKVNKRINNYLKYLKYIILVVFVILLPMFLVNDVGMSDPYFCKYICPAGTLEGGIPLVLMNESLKATVGFLFKWKVTILVITVLLSIIIYRPFCRYICPLGAFYSLFNPISFYKLKVDRDKCTMCKACSKKCKMNIEVYKKPNSMECIRCGECVGACPTKAIQKGFNIKSN
- a CDS encoding CD1871A family CXXC motif-containing protein — its product is MGKKRVLTYGILLTSICFIGAGVYRNEVNTVLKKAVNICLECVGIG
- a CDS encoding MBL fold metallo-hydrolase — its product is MVIEVYPNIYMQEIPLPKNPLRAINSYIILSKDRNLIIDSGFNTEECRNAFMEGINELGIDLNKTDLLVTHLHSDHSGLAAALNKEGARIYAGKIDGKMINEMAGQAYWDKFEGYKKLFDLEKDNVSFDNHPGYKYCPKEPIEFISLDEGDSINIGDYYFEVVNIPGHTPGHIGLYEKNHKLFFCGDHILHKITPNIAFWGFEQDILSVYFNSLKKVHEYDIKHLFSAHRSTVANHKERIHELLNHHDARLKEIMEIIKNDKKSVRDTAASMHWELRYSNWEDFPNPQKWFASGEAMSHLEHLYSIGKAERTKEDGILYYKLK
- a CDS encoding TlpA disulfide reductase family protein, encoding MKKKFLSGIIILALSFSIVGCSKNSEDKTVENTTNTEQTQKKSIDSEKTGKFESFGLEYILPDSWLKASKSNTLGPEPCGGGEENKKKEMFGEVGFAFTSKEDVKELQDKMKKAKTEEDQMKVVIDLQKKTKKILNIVIFNKDKATKATKDKAFAEFKNHDKLGEKGNYEFYFLYNEQYDDIGLSESSKKEFKEICDAIKEFRNSIKISIPITEEEKIKNSGVKNIGDIKTKDIHGKAVDRSIFKENKLTIVDIWATTCGPCVQAMPKLQKLQEELKKDKINVMGIVIDALDEETTEVAKNIVEKKGVKYIDIVPDEILKNGILKSITGTPTFIFVDSNGNIVGNPIVGADIEELKKEALDLVKNIK